In Nitrosopumilus sp., the genomic stretch ACTGAATTTTAAAATCTCTTCAATAATTTTTGGATCAATCTTTGACTCACTTTGCATTTTTCTTCATCTCCCTTTTCTTTAATTCTAATTCTAATTTTGCAACTCTTTTTTTTAATGAATGAATTTCTTTGTATACCTCGTCTATTTCTTCCTTACTTGGTAGATTAACTGATTGCAAAATCACATTTGATATGTTATTCCAATGCTTGGTTAATTCAAGTTCTTTTGATACGAGTTTACCGTAATTCTCTCCAAACTTTGTAGAATCAAACAATTCTGTAAAGTCATTATCAAATATGTCAATCCATATTCTTTTGAATGCTTCTATTTGTTCAACATCTTGAGGAACTTCTGGGGCTTTTAGGTTTACTTTTTTTTGAGCAACTCCCCAAGCTTCTGATAATTGTTTATAGTATTCTGTAAGATATTTGTTAAATTCCATTAAATCTTCATTAATTTCGATTAATTCTGTTGAAATTTTCTTAGAGTTTGAAGCGAATGCTCGCATTGGCCCAATTGATGTTAGAGCTTGAGGTTTACTTGCCATTAAGTGCATTATGTCTGTCCAAAATAATGACAGATGCTTGAATTGATCTGACATTTCTTTACTTATTTCCACTTTGTCCTTAGTTTGCTCTGGCTGCATAGATATACATAATTACAGATCGCAATAAATAGATCGATTATAAATTTAGACTAATGGATAATGCAGAAGAACTTGAAAAAATCTGCCAAAAAATCCTGAAATTAGATCCTATGATGCGTTCAGCCAGAATAATTAACAGCAGGGGTCATCTTGTGGCTGGTGGGATGAAAAAAGGCATCTTTTCACTTGAGGCTCAAAAACAAGATGAAATGATGTTTATGGAACTTGCACTCCGTGTTAGAATGAGACGAGAATTTGATCACGAATTTGGTGAAGTTCATTTCTCAATGTCTTACAGAGAAAAAGTAATTGTAATGAGTTTTCCTCTAAACAATGATGATGTGTTACTCCTATCGTGTGAAAAAAATACTGATTTTGGAAAACTTCCATTTAAAGTTCTTAAAATAATTGACGCACTAAAGAAATCTCCGACAAAAACCTTCTAAGCATAAGTTCTTAATTTGTTATTTTCTAATTATCATCATGACTTTAAAACAAAATGTAGATTGGAATGAAATAGAATCATTGGTGAATATACTTTCAAAAAAAATCGCAAAACTACCTCGTACTTTTTCTACAATCACTACTATTAGTAGAGGTGGATTAATCCCTTCCAGATTATTGGCAGATCAACTTGGGATTGAAAAGATTCTAGTTGATAAAAACAAAATTTCGTCTGATTCCCTATTTGTTGACGATATTTTCGATACTGGTGATACATTTAACAATATTATTCCAAAGGTGGATAATACATCAAAACTTGTTTTTGCAACATTATTTGCAAGACGTGGAAAAAAATATCCGCCACAGTTAATCTATGCTAAAAAGACAAATAATTCTGCATATGTTGTTTTTCCTTGGGATAGATTTGAGTTTAAACGATCACAGAATTAATTCATACACTGAGGGATATTTCCCTCATGTCTTTTTTTGTAATCTGTGATCATTTCTTTTCTTATTTCTTCAAAATTCTCTTCTTCTCTAAATCTAATTCTGGTTGCTTTTGAAACACATTTTTGTTCTAATGCTTCTGATATTGATTTTTTCATGTTATGTGAACCTCCAATTAATAATATTTTCATGGCGGCATGCATCATATAGACTCCTGGTTTTTCCGGAATTTCTAAAAGAACTTGTTGATTGCAATCTAGCCAATCAGACCATTTATTCTCTAGCATTTCAATCATTGAGCATTTTTCTTAATCCTGCACATCTGTTTCTTATGGTAACTTCTGTTACTCCTGATGCTACAGAGATATCTTTCTGGGATTTTACTTCCCCTGTACTGATACAAGCTAGATAAAGCGCTGCTGCTGCAATTCCCATTGGATCTTTTCCTGCAACCATGCCTATTTTTTTTGCTTGATTTAAAATTTCAATTGCCTTTCGTTTGCTTTTCTCACTTAATTCTGCAATGCTTGCAATTCTAGATACTCCTTTAACAGGATCCACTACCGGCATTTTCAATTCCAATTCTCTGAAAATTAATCTATAGCACCTGGCAACATCTTTTCTTCTTATGTTGATTCCTTTTGCGATATCATCTAATGTTCTAGGCGTTTCCGTGTTTCTACATGATGCATAAAGACATGCTGCAACTAATCCTTGAATTGAACGGCCTCGAACTAGTTTTCTCTCCATTGCTTTTCTGTAAATATAAGCTGCCTTTTCAACTACTGCGTCAGTTAATGCAAGTTTATCTTTTAATTTATCCATTTCATTGAGGGCTTGTCTAAGATTTCTGTCTGCAGATGAATGTGCTTGTGTTCTACTATCCCAAGTTCTGAGTCTTTCAATTGAACTCTTTACGCTGGCAGATAATGGCTTTCCTGTAGAATCTTTGTTAGCCGCACCAATTACTGTAGATAATCCCATATCATGCATTGTTAATGATGTTCCTGCTCCTACTCTGGTTCTATTTGTCTCATCATTTGAAAATGAACGCCATTCTGCACCTGTATCTGCAATTTTGTCAGTAACTACAATTCCACATTTGCTACAAAATAATTCGCCTGTATCTTGATCAGTGACCATTTTTTTATTTCCGCAAGATGGGCATTTTGGTCCTGAGATCATTGTATTTTTAAGCATAATAGATTGGTTTGAACAATTACCTTATTATTCATTTTACCTAATTTCTACGGGTTAATTGTGTGTAGGTTAAGCTAATACTTGTTCTAATATTTTAGAACATAATTGTATTTTTTCAAAATTAACTCAACAGACAATATGCATATGATGGTGAATAAGATGGATACATTATGTTTCCTTGATCTACTGTGTGCTTCAAACCTATTGAATGTCCCAATTCATGTGTCATTATAGTTTCAAC encodes the following:
- a CDS encoding DUF6659 family protein, with translation MDNAEELEKICQKILKLDPMMRSARIINSRGHLVAGGMKKGIFSLEAQKQDEMMFMELALRVRMRREFDHEFGEVHFSMSYREKVIVMSFPLNNDDVLLLSCEKNTDFGKLPFKVLKIIDALKKSPTKTF
- a CDS encoding poly(R)-hydroxyalkanoic acid synthase subunit PhaE; the protein is MQPEQTKDKVEISKEMSDQFKHLSLFWTDIMHLMASKPQALTSIGPMRAFASNSKKISTELIEINEDLMEFNKYLTEYYKQLSEAWGVAQKKVNLKAPEVPQDVEQIEAFKRIWIDIFDNDFTELFDSTKFGENYGKLVSKELELTKHWNNISNVILQSVNLPSKEEIDEVYKEIHSLKKRVAKLELELKKREMKKNAK
- a CDS encoding TFIIB-type zinc ribbon-containing protein translates to MLKNTMISGPKCPSCGNKKMVTDQDTGELFCSKCGIVVTDKIADTGAEWRSFSNDETNRTRVGAGTSLTMHDMGLSTVIGAANKDSTGKPLSASVKSSIERLRTWDSRTQAHSSADRNLRQALNEMDKLKDKLALTDAVVEKAAYIYRKAMERKLVRGRSIQGLVAACLYASCRNTETPRTLDDIAKGINIRRKDVARCYRLIFRELELKMPVVDPVKGVSRIASIAELSEKSKRKAIEILNQAKKIGMVAGKDPMGIAAAALYLACISTGEVKSQKDISVASGVTEVTIRNRCAGLRKMLND
- a CDS encoding phosphoribosyltransferase; translated protein: MTLKQNVDWNEIESLVNILSKKIAKLPRTFSTITTISRGGLIPSRLLADQLGIEKILVDKNKISSDSLFVDDIFDTGDTFNNIIPKVDNTSKLVFATLFARRGKKYPPQLIYAKKTNNSAYVVFPWDRFEFKRSQN